A window of the Arachis duranensis cultivar V14167 chromosome 5, aradu.V14167.gnm2.J7QH, whole genome shotgun sequence genome harbors these coding sequences:
- the LOC107488975 gene encoding uncharacterized protein LOC107488975 — protein MTRSLPDSSLAAFDPEIERTLSRIRRARRRLASEGGEVVIANSPVLFESESKAPFEEETSSSTTDSVDSREPIKHLRDFQTACSTVRRHGADETTILLIAFPFSLEKKAREWYYTQPEVVVTNWDTLRREFLDKYFPAEVTDRLRKEISCIIQGELETLYEYWERFRNLLDSCPHHKIDEMVLISYFTQGMKPQDKTTLDAASNGSLKKYKTATEAWQLIADLAESTRNTRHRTNHPNTVVEVSSSSETTAFTQALGEMTNLLKQINLNQQQSQPPSPQHSQQLCPQLQQEDNTLVATHNFHDRPNQSSYQQGGNYNQSGNYNQSWQDNYNQGWRDNSNHGWRDNYNRGGRDNQGNQRWNNNNNRQQNQNQPYRAPHLRQPQAPQNNQQQAPQITYHSSSNDELLHSLAQGQKTMESTLNGLTSAIQALVSQIRSSSTSNTQPASSSGIPSQPLPNPKGGINVITLRSGTTL, from the exons atgacgcgttcactgcCTGATTCGAGCTTAGCCGCttttgatcctgaaattgaaagaactctttcacgtatTAGGCGAGCTCGGCGTCGGTTAGCCTCTGAGGGTGGTGAAGTGGTTATTGCCAATTCACCAGTCTTATTTGAGAGCGAATCTAAAGCACCATTTGAGGAGGAAACCAGCTCTTCTACTACTGATTCGGTTGATTCACGT GAGCCTATAAAGCACCTCAGGGATTTCCAGACGGCCTGTTCTACTGTTAGGCGTCATGGTGCAGATGAGACTACTATTCTGCTGATCGCcttcccgttttctcttgaGAAAAAGGCAagggagtggtactacactcaacctgagGTAGTGGTTACCAACTGGGATACGCTCAGGAGAGAGTTCCTGGACAAatactttccagctgaagttacaGACAGACTGAGGAAAGAGATCTCCTGCATTATCCAAGGAGAATTAGAGACCCTCTACGAATACTGGGAACGCTTCAGGAACCTCTTAGACTCATGTCCCCACCACAAGATTGATGAGATGGTGTTGATCAGTTACTTCACACAAGGTATGAAGCCTCAAGATAAAACTACATTAGATGCTGCAAGTAATGGCTCTCTGAAGAAGTACAAGACAGCAACAGAAGCGTGGCAGCTGATTGCCGATCTAGCTGAATCGACCCGGAACACTAGACATAGGACCAACCATCCTAATACTGTTGTGGAGGTGTCCTCTAGTAGTGAGACTACTGCTTTCACTCAAGCTCTGGGGGAGATGACCAACCTACTGAAGCAGATAAATCTAAATCAACAACAATCTCAACCTCCCTCACCACAACATAGTCAACAACTG TGTCCACAACTCCAACAAGAGGACAACACCTTGGTAGCTACTCACAATTTCCATGACCGCCCAAATCAAAGCTCCTATCAACAAGGCGGCAACTACAACCAAAGTGGGAACTATAACCAAAGTTGGCAAGATAACTACAACCAAGGCTGGAGAGATAATTCCAACCATGGCTGGAGGGACAActataacagaggaggcagggACAACCaaggaaatcagaggtggaataataacaacaatagaCAACAGAACCAGAACCAGCCTTACAGAGCGCCTCACCTAAGGCAACCCCAAGCACCTCAGAACAACCAACAGCAGGCCCCTCAAATCACTTACCACTCTTCTTCTAATGACGAGTTGCTTCATTCGCTTGCGCAAGGGCAAAAGACCATGGAAAGCACACTTAACGGTCTAACTTCTGCTATACAAGCTCTCGTCTCCCAGATAAGATCATCGAGTACCTCTAACACTCAACCTGCAAGCTCCAGTGGAATTCCTTCTCAACCCttacccaaccccaagggtggcatcaatgTCATCACTTTGAGGTCTGGAACCACATTGTAA